Proteins encoded by one window of Streptomyces sp. LX-29:
- a CDS encoding roadblock/LC7 domain-containing protein has protein sequence MSQAAQNLNWLITNFVDNTPGVSHTVVVSADGLLLAMSEGFPRDRADQLAAVASGLTSLTAGASRIFEGGAVNQTVVEMERGFLFIMSISDGSSLAVLAHPECDIGLVGYEMALLVDRAGGVLTPDLRAELQGSLLN, from the coding sequence ATGAGCCAGGCGGCGCAGAACCTGAACTGGTTGATCACGAACTTTGTGGACAACACCCCCGGGGTGTCGCACACGGTCGTGGTCTCCGCCGACGGACTCCTCCTCGCGATGTCCGAAGGGTTCCCCCGCGACCGCGCGGACCAGCTGGCGGCGGTCGCCTCCGGTCTGACCTCGCTGACCGCCGGAGCCTCCCGCATCTTCGAAGGCGGTGCGGTCAACCAGACCGTCGTCGAGATGGAGCGCGGCTTCCTCTTCATCATGTCCATCTCGGACGGATCCTCGCTGGCCGTCCTCGCCCACCCCGAGTGCGACATCGGCCTCGTCGGCTACGAGATGGCCCTGCTCGTCGACCGCGCGGGTGGGGTGCTCACCCCCGACCTGCGGGCAGAACTGCAAGGAAGCCTTCTCAACTAG
- a CDS encoding DUF742 domain-containing protein, which translates to METPPSGYPYGFGQQPEPQQDGPLQRFNFPSTPSHYRQPQGYPQQQQQPQPQQQQGPPSGYPSYEPQRPPRNQPAQSQRRRTAPEPPVGGAHNPLVRPYAMTGGRTRPRYQLAIEALVHTTADPSRLQGQLPEHQRICQLCREIKSVAEISALLTIPLGVARILVADLAEAGLVAIHQPGGDETAGGQPDVTLLERVLSGLRKL; encoded by the coding sequence GTGGAAACGCCCCCTAGCGGATACCCGTACGGGTTCGGGCAGCAGCCCGAACCGCAGCAGGATGGCCCGCTGCAGCGCTTCAACTTCCCCTCCACTCCCAGCCACTACCGCCAGCCACAGGGCTACCCGCAGCAGCAGCAGCAACCCCAGCCGCAGCAGCAACAAGGGCCCCCGTCTGGCTACCCGTCGTACGAACCGCAGCGCCCGCCGCGCAACCAGCCGGCCCAGTCGCAGCGGCGACGCACCGCGCCGGAGCCGCCCGTGGGCGGCGCGCACAACCCCCTGGTGCGTCCGTACGCCATGACCGGAGGCCGAACCCGGCCTCGCTACCAGCTCGCCATCGAGGCGCTGGTGCACACCACGGCCGATCCCTCCCGGTTGCAGGGCCAGTTGCCCGAACACCAGCGGATCTGCCAGTTGTGCCGGGAGATCAAGTCGGTCGCAGAGATCTCCGCGCTCCTCACCATCCCCCTCGGCGTCGCCCGAATCCTCGTCGCCGATCTGGCCGAGGCCGGACTCGTCGCCATCCATCAGCCGGGCGGCGACGAGACCGCCGGCGGCCAGCCTGACGTGACACTGCTCGAAAGGGTGCTCAGTGGACTTCGCAAGCTCTAG
- a CDS encoding ATP/GTP-binding protein yields MDFASSSGAARSTTSAKIVVAGGFGVGKTTFVGAVSEINPLRTEAVMTSASAGIDDLTHAPDKTTTTVAMDFGRITLDQDLILYLFGTPGQDRFWFMWDDLVRGAIGAVVLVDTRRLADCFPAVDYFENSGLPFVIALNGFDGHQPYGPEEVREALQIGPDAPIITTDARTRSEAKSTLITLVEHALMARLR; encoded by the coding sequence GTGGACTTCGCAAGCTCTAGCGGTGCAGCCCGCTCCACCACCTCCGCGAAGATCGTGGTGGCGGGCGGCTTCGGCGTGGGCAAGACCACGTTCGTCGGCGCGGTCTCGGAGATCAACCCGCTGCGCACCGAAGCCGTGATGACCTCGGCCTCGGCGGGGATCGACGACCTCACGCACGCGCCGGACAAGACCACGACCACTGTGGCCATGGACTTCGGCCGTATCACGCTGGACCAGGACCTGATCCTGTACCTGTTCGGTACGCCGGGTCAGGACCGCTTCTGGTTCATGTGGGACGACCTGGTCCGCGGCGCCATCGGCGCCGTCGTGCTGGTCGACACCCGCCGTCTCGCCGACTGCTTCCCCGCGGTCGACTACTTCGAGAACAGCGGCCTGCCCTTCGTGATCGCCCTCAACGGCTTCGACGGCCACCAGCCGTACGGCCCCGAAGAGGTCCGCGAGGCACTCCAGATCGGCCCCGACGCCCCGATCATCACCACCGACGCGCGAACCCGCAGCGAGGCGAAGAGCACGCTCATCACCCTCGTCGAACACGCCCTCATGGCCCGGCTCCGGTAG
- a CDS encoding acyl-CoA carboxylase subunit epsilon encodes MSATAGTLVRVEKGHADAEELAAVTAVLLARAGAVHRTRGAASTRPRRDTARWRRLERQSGFRAPHSWQG; translated from the coding sequence ATGTCCGCCACCGCCGGCACGCTCGTCCGGGTCGAGAAGGGGCACGCCGACGCGGAGGAGCTGGCCGCCGTCACCGCGGTCCTGCTCGCCCGCGCGGGTGCGGTGCACCGCACCCGCGGCGCCGCCTCGACCCGGCCGCGCCGGGACACCGCCCGCTGGCGTCGCCTTGAGCGCCAGTCGGGTTTCCGCGCCCCGCACAGCTGGCAGGGCTGA
- a CDS encoding acyl-CoA carboxylase subunit beta codes for MTNLEGAPEVASDVRGRVAELHAIREQVRRGPSERATEAQKAKGKLTARERIDLLLDEGSFNEVEPLRRHRASGFGLEAKRPYTDGVITGWGTVHGRTVFVYAHDFRIFGGALGEAHATKIHKIMDMAIAAGAPLVSLNDGAGARIQEGVSALAGYGGIFQRNTKASGVIPQISVMLGPCAGGAAYSPALTDFVFMVRETSQMFITGPDVVQAVTGEKVTQNGLGGADVHAETSGVCHFAYDDEESCLEEVRYLLSMLPQNNRENPPVVESEDPVDRRGDILLDLVPADGNRPYDMRKVIEEIVDDGEFLEVHERWATNIICALTRLDGQVVGVIANQPQSLAGVLDIEASEKSARFIQMCDAFNIPLITLLDVPGFLPGVDQEHGGIIRHGAKMLYAYCNATVPRISVILRKAYGGAYIVMDSQSIGADLTYAWPTNEIAVMGAEGAANVIFRRQIAEADDPEAMRSRMVKEYKSELMHPYYAAERGLVDDVIDPADTRAILIRSLAMLRTKHADLPSRKHGNPPQ; via the coding sequence ATGACCAATCTCGAAGGTGCGCCCGAAGTGGCGAGTGACGTCCGCGGGCGCGTCGCCGAGCTGCACGCCATCCGCGAGCAGGTTCGGCGGGGTCCGAGCGAGCGGGCGACCGAGGCTCAGAAGGCCAAGGGGAAGCTGACGGCTCGGGAGCGGATCGATCTGCTGCTGGACGAGGGTTCCTTCAACGAGGTGGAGCCGCTGCGCCGGCACCGGGCCAGCGGTTTCGGCCTGGAGGCCAAGCGGCCGTACACCGATGGTGTGATCACGGGGTGGGGAACCGTTCACGGACGCACGGTGTTCGTGTACGCACACGACTTCCGGATCTTCGGTGGCGCGCTGGGCGAGGCCCACGCCACGAAGATCCACAAGATCATGGACATGGCGATCGCGGCCGGGGCGCCGCTGGTCTCCCTGAACGACGGCGCCGGCGCCCGCATTCAGGAGGGCGTCTCCGCCCTCGCCGGCTACGGCGGCATCTTCCAGCGCAACACCAAGGCGTCCGGCGTCATCCCGCAGATCAGCGTGATGCTCGGCCCGTGCGCCGGTGGCGCGGCCTACTCCCCGGCGCTCACGGACTTCGTGTTCATGGTGCGGGAGACCTCGCAGATGTTCATCACCGGCCCGGACGTGGTCCAGGCGGTGACGGGCGAGAAGGTGACCCAGAACGGCCTCGGCGGTGCGGACGTTCACGCCGAGACCTCCGGCGTCTGCCACTTCGCCTACGACGACGAGGAGTCGTGCCTGGAGGAGGTGCGCTACCTGCTGTCGATGCTCCCGCAGAACAACCGGGAGAACCCGCCCGTCGTGGAGTCCGAGGACCCCGTGGACCGGCGCGGCGACATACTGCTGGACCTCGTCCCGGCCGACGGCAACCGCCCGTACGACATGCGCAAGGTGATCGAGGAGATCGTCGACGACGGCGAGTTCCTGGAGGTCCACGAGCGCTGGGCCACCAACATCATCTGCGCCCTGACCCGGCTCGACGGTCAGGTCGTCGGCGTGATCGCCAACCAGCCGCAGTCGCTGGCCGGCGTGCTGGACATCGAGGCGTCGGAGAAGTCCGCGCGCTTCATCCAGATGTGCGACGCGTTCAACATCCCGCTGATCACCCTGCTGGACGTGCCCGGCTTCCTGCCCGGCGTCGACCAGGAGCACGGCGGCATCATCCGGCACGGCGCCAAGATGCTCTACGCGTACTGCAACGCCACCGTGCCGCGGATCTCGGTGATCCTGCGCAAGGCGTACGGCGGCGCGTACATCGTGATGGACTCCCAGTCCATCGGCGCCGACCTCACCTACGCCTGGCCGACCAACGAGATCGCGGTGATGGGCGCCGAGGGCGCCGCCAACGTCATCTTCCGGCGCCAGATCGCGGAGGCGGACGACCCCGAGGCGATGCGCTCCCGCATGGTCAAGGAGTACAAGTCCGAGCTCATGCACCCGTACTACGCGGCCGAGCGCGGACTCGTCGACGACGTCATCGACCCGGCCGACACCCGCGCCATCCTCATCCGTTCCCTGGCGATGCTGCGCACCAAGCACGCCGACCTGCCCTCTCGTAAGCACGGCAACCCGCCGCAGTGA